From the genome of Chelmon rostratus isolate fCheRos1 chromosome 1, fCheRos1.pri, whole genome shotgun sequence, one region includes:
- the LOC121607942 gene encoding up-regulator of cell proliferation-like: MSTVNKEGQEPAVLLNFLSKLGLKKFYPNKLTLRSLLEINKNSIYEEAVLSVEEIPWCFLRKLFKINAECRNLTQLSNNYDENNDLFDLDLYTADDSADDNEVNPLDLIVALFLCADSFLQQEMALKMSMCQFSVPFMLPHGNNSQCTLMLWALRDIVKEWCPHALSESRGFVEDNIVQANIPFYSFVRLKHCSLSKSQILNHVLSRGQQNHNIFIHRDVEGGSLDRRIANGLVEVCWYLPCGRENLDIFPEPVAFANLRGDIYESLAQFTFLFQVSTATFVFLDKVEENEHKILTSLPEASSKLFLVVNPKAENKMDMMSVKKTCQDLDLPQTKVKIKDSRVNVAEFSKKLCAAIKASLFDVKTTISIVNMVGKAVELGLSVDESKSAKQMKVADEIMDGIGVRSISHYKKQQLPLQGDNWKRLSLLEKKECRMKVSSTSGLEEYKSQLQAEKQKLREEQRKQKLSKGMKSFIENLSTNDKEKRDFFLKSMKFKFNTHSRDKLSVLRSKFKEQCKRKDAKLIAELDQALLDSSLGTEHYMREMGLIYEVFLQSEESADEMSHLPALAAEMLLDGYPLELLDGDASNVPERWVTDVLMELHKMVGEKSRLLVLTVLGVQSTGKSTLLNTMFGVQFPVSSGRCTRGAFMLFLKVGEDIKRDLNFDFIILIDTEGLKSPELAQLEDSYEHDNQLATFVIGLSDVTIINIAMENAIEMKDVLQIAAHAFLRMKQIGKKPVCHFVHQNVAGVSAHAKSMTERKHLLDQLNEMTQIAAEMERQPSIQAFTDVLDYDMEQNNWNIPGLWHGTPPMAPVNTGYSEAVAEFKRNLLVTLKRDRSSEASQIPEFLEWMRSLWKAVKYENFIFSFRNTLVAHAYNNLCKEFNQWEWEFRREILSWLKEAELEILNTDNESQMETWNRLVTSKKSEVPDKIELQQKIIKEKLCAYYKRKDRHVNLIEKYKTDFLNSINSLANEIKRLACTKLDCVLELKIGLKKAQDIQRKYRDVIEEQVMKLLTDCKDSRLPDEQVTQEFEKMWAKATENLPGLTERDVSACILNQLRKHFSNHNANEKLQNIDELSKMGKDQFKIRWNHTDCFVKKFLWSADLQSFADNIIETSTQFILDKMNTNEDYHESFTRDLLEQMDESLQHGYTHYNTNAQFEIDLKLHICGIASREFLKMHRKFISDNDSRNQLEKYKPQYLSDFLDLYKQRDHCQRKAAEFVRCCIKPAVEEYIRRFLGINIVDEIVTSSSSAEYSSRSLFQYNIQKELLQNDDFNSFVKYISKYEIYVKDWIFQHILQKMSEDKALCKLKNKQLQVIVKKIIEATERASKGVDGVLLPDTQRSITELITKMRIYLIKDISLSVEAERRTLFQIQSTCHPFINSLKTSIEDLQKQLQEEFSSSDNITQTLNKLPNKPQDELFRRVFGCGQKCPFCKVPCEAGGKKHKLHHASVHRPQGLGSYRNIDSQKLVETLCTTSVYGERVFRNTDTKEEWHPYKEYTTYYPDWHIPPDPSIEASDYWKYVLVKYNDRFAKEYKANPADVPEAWRCITKEQALKGLKVAFNIK, translated from the exons ATGTCTACAGTGAACAAAGAAGGACAAGAGCCTGCAG TCCTACTCAACTTCCTGTCCAAACTTGGACTGAAGAAATTTTATCCCAACAAGCTCACTCTTCGGTCGCTCTTGGAGATtaacaaaaacagcatatatGAAGAAGCAGTTCTATCAGTGGAGGAAATACCATGGTGCTTCCTCAGAAAACTATTTAAAATCAATGCAGAATGCAGGAACTTAACACAACTATCGAACAATTACGATGAAAACAATGACCTCTTTGACCTGGACCTTTACACTGCAGATGATTCTGCAGATGATAATGAGGTCAACCCTCTCGACCTCATAGTGGCACTCTTTCTTTGTGCTGACAGCTTCTTGCAACAGGAAATGGCCCTGAAGATGTCAATGTGTCAGTTTTCTGTCCCATTCATGTTGCCCCATGGCAATAACAGCCAGTGTACCCTGATGCTGTGGGCTCTGAGGGACATCGTCAAAGAGTGGTGTCCACATGCTTTGTCTGAATCAAGAGGCTTTGTTGAAGATAACATTGTCCAAGCAAATATACCATTCTATTCATTTGTGAGgctgaaacactgcagtttatCCAAGTCCCAGATTTTGAATCATGTTCTCAGTCGTGGCCAACAGAATCACAACATCTTCATACACAGAGATGTGGAAGGAGGGTCACTTGACAGAAGGATTGCAAATGGTTTGGTCGAGGTTTGCTGGTACCTTCCTTGTGGAAGAGAAAATCTTGACATATTTCCAGAGCCAGTTGCCTTTGCCAATTTGCGAGGAGACATTTATGAATCACTCGCGCAGTTCACTTTCCTTTTTCAAGTGTCAACTGCTACCTTTGTATTCCTGGACAAAGTTGAAGAAAATGAGCATAAGATTCTGACTTCTCTTCCAGAAGCAAGCTCCAAACTGTTCTTGGTTGTTAACCCCAAGGCAGAGAATAAAATGGACATGATGTCTGTGAAGAAAACATGTCAGGATTTAGATTTACCACAGACCAAGGTCAAAATCAAAGACTCAAGAGTAAATGTAGCAGAGTTTTCAAAGAAACTTTGTGCAGCCATCAAGGCATCCCTGTTTGATGTCAAAACCACAATCAGCATTGTGAATATGGTTGGCAAAGCAGTTGAACTCGGTCTGTCTGTGGATGAAAGCAAAAGCgccaaacaaatgaaagtaGCTGATGAGATCATGGACGGCATCGGGGTGCGAAGTATCTCTCACTACAAGAAACAGCAACTTCCTCTGCAAGGAGATAACTGGAAAAGGTTATCGCTGTTAGAGAAGAAGGAATGCAGGATGAAGGTAAGCAGTACCTCAGGCCTTGAAGAGTATAAATCTCAGctacaggcagaaaaacaaaaactcaggGAGGAGCAACGCAAACAAAAACTTTCGAAAGGAATGAAGAGTTTTATTGAAAACTTATCCACAAAcgacaaagagaaaagagattTTTTCCTCAAGTCGATGAAATTCAAGTTTAATACACATTCTCGGGACAAACTTAGTGTGCTGCGTAGCAAATTCAAAGAGCAATGCAAGAGGAAAGATGCTAAACTGATTGCAGAGTTGGATCAGGCTTTGCTGGATAGCTCTTTAGGAACAGAGCATTACATGAGAGAGATGGGACTGATCTATGAGGTTTTCTTGCAGTCAGAAGAAAGTGCAGATGAAATGTCTCACCTCCCTGCTTTGGCTGCTGAAATGCTCTTGGATGGATATCCTTTAGAGCTCTTGGATGGAGATGCTTCCAACGTCCCAGAGAGATGGGTGACAGATGTGCTGATGGAGCTTCACAAGATGGTCGGAGAGAAGAGCAGACTGTTGGTGCTGACTGTGTTGGGCGTTCAAAGTACCGGGAAGTCGACGCTCCTCAACACCATGTTTGGTGTGCAGTTTCCTGTCAGCAGTGGCAGATGCACAAGAGGAGCTTTCATGCTCTTCCTCAAAGTTGGAGAGGATATAAAAAGGGACTTGAATTTTGACTTTATAATTCTGATTGACACAGAGGGTCTAAAGTCTCCTGAACTGGCACAACTAGAGGACAGTTATGAGCATGACAACCAGCTGGCAACCTTTGTCATTGGTTTAAGCGATGTCACCATTATAAACATCGCAATGGAGAACGCCATTGAAATGAAAGATGTCCTGCAGATCGCAGCTCATGCATTCTTGAGAATGAAACAAATTGGTAAAAAGCCAGTTTGCCATTTTGTGCACCAGAATGTTGCTGGAGTTTCAGCTCACGCAAAGAGCATGACTGAAAGGAAACATCTCTTGGACCAGCTCAATGAAATGACTCAAATTGCAGCTGAAATGGAAAGGCAGCCTTCCATACAGGCATTCACAGATGTGCTAGACTATGACATGGAGCAAAACAACTGGAACATCCCAGGACTCTGGCATGGGACCCCACCAATGGCACCAGTAAACACAGGTTACAGTGAAGCTGTAGCCGAGTTCAAGAGAAACCTTTTGGTGAcactgaaaagagacagaagcagtGAAGCCTCACAGATCCCAGAGTTTCTGGAATGGATGAGAAGTCTGTGGAAAGCAGTAAAATATGAGAACTTCATCTTTAGTTTCAGAAACACTCTTGTTGCTCATGCATACAACAATCTTTGCAAAGAGTTCAATCAATGGGAATGGGAGTTCAGGAGAGAGATCCTCTCCTGGCTAAAAGAAGCAGAGTTAGAAATCTTAAATACTGACAATGAATCTCAGATGGAAACTTGGAATAGACTGGTCACATCAAAAAAATCAGAGGTGCCCGATAAAATAGAACtccaacaaaaaataataaaggagAAGCTCTGTGCATACTACAAAAGGAAAGACAGACATGTAAATCTgatagagaaatacaaaactGACTTTCTCAACAGTATCAACAGTCTTGCAAATGAGATCAAGCGTTTAGCGTGTACTAAACTGGACTGTGTGCTTGAGCTAAAAATAGGTTTAAAAAAGGCTCAGGACATACAGAGGAAATACAGAGATGTGATTGAAGAGCAAGTCATGAAGCTCCTGACCGACTGCAAAGACTCCAGACTGCCAGATGAACAGGTGACGCAGGAGTTTGAAAAGATGTGGGCGAAAGCCACTGAAAATCTACCTGGTCTGACAGAACGAGACGTGTCTGCATGCATCCTCAACCAACTGAGAAAACATTTCTCAAATCACAATGCAAATGAGAAATTGCAAAATATTGATGAGCTAAGTAAAATGGGTAAGGATCAATTTAAGATCAGATGGAATCATACTGACTGCTTTGTGAAGAAGTTTCTTTGGAGTGCAGATTTACAGAGCTTTGCAGACAACATCATTGAGACTTCCACACAGTTTATTCTTgataaaatgaatacaaatgaagATTACCATGAATCCTTCACAAGAGACCTTCTGGAACAGATGGATGAAAGCCTACAACATGGCTACACGCACTACAACACAAATGCGCAGTTTGAGATAGACCTGAAACTTCACATCTGTGGCATTGCCTCGAGGGAATTCCTGAAAATGCACCGGAAATTCATTTCAGACAATGACTCTCGAAATCAGCTGGAGAAGTACAAGCCTCAGTACTTATCAGACTTTCTGGATTTATACAAACAGAGAGATCACTGCCAGCGCAAAGCAGCTGAGTTCGTCAGATGCTGTATCAAACCTGCTGTTGAGGAGTACATCCGCAGATTTCTGGGGATAAACATTGTGGATGAAATTGTGACAAGTTCGAGTTCAGCAGAGTACAGTTCCCGCTCCCTCTTCCAGTACAACATTCAGAAAGAGTTGCTGCAGAATGACGACTTCAACAGCTTTGTCAAGTACATTAGTAAGTATGAGATCTATGTTAAGGATTGGATATTTCAGCACATCTTGCAAAAAATGTCAGAGGACAAAGCTTTGTGCAAGCTGAAAAATAAGCAACTGCAGGTCATCgttaaaaaaataatagaaGCAACAGAACGAGCCTCAAAAGGAGTGGATGGCGTTCTGCTGCCAGATACCCAGCGAAGCATCACTGAGCTCATCACCAAGATGCGCATATATCTGATTAAAGACATCTCACTTTCAGTGGAGGCTGAAAGACGTACCTTGTTTCAAATCCAAAGTACATGCCACCCGTTTATCAACAGCCTCAAGACCTCAATAGAAGACTTACAAAAACAGCTTCAGGAGGAATTCTCCAGCTCAGACAACATCACCCAGACTCTGAACAAGCTCCCTAATAAACCACAAGATGAACTTTTTAGGCGGGTGTTTGGCTGTGGacaaaaatgtccattttgTAAAGTCCCTTGTGAGGCTGGAGGCAAAAAACACAAGCTACATCATGCATCTGTTCATCGGCCACAAGGTCTTGGTAGTTATCGGAATATAGACAGTCAGAAGCTGGTCGAAACACTGTGTACAACGTCTGTGTACGGTGAACGCGTcttcagaaacacagacactAAAGAGGAGTGGCATCCTTACAAGGAGTACACCACGTACTATCCAGACTGGCACATTCCTCCCGACCCCTCCATAGAGGCATCTGACTACTGGAAGTACGTCCTGGTAAAATACAATGACAGATTTGCTAAAGAGTACAAAGCCAATCCAGCTGATGTTCCAGAGGCCTGGAGGTGCATCACGAAGGAACAAGCACTGAAAGGCTTAAAAGTTGCCTTCAACATTAAATGA